In Gemmatimonadota bacterium, the following proteins share a genomic window:
- a CDS encoding Fic family protein, producing the protein MASRQPIKNRIQDLKREYDILRQGKESLLSMIDEVEIPESVYNSNAIENSTLTLNETEKILLEQMLSRNVSVREVFEAKNLARVTEYKRNRAKDSELNKDLILLLHQMLIGGINDDIAGRFRQHGEYVRVGTHIAPAPEHVERMMDNILVEYSSDLDTYFLDKIARFHLDFETIHPFCDGNGRMGRVIINFQLLQLGLPRLIIRNSEKETYYRAFRDYGDNRTTRTMEGILSLALTESLHKRLSYLKGEAIIKLSDYIRQNGLSAPAVTNAARRQTIPAFREKGVWKIGQKFIY; encoded by the coding sequence ATGGCAAGCAGACAACCGATAAAAAACCGCATTCAAGATCTGAAACGAGAGTACGATATCTTGCGTCAGGGTAAAGAATCGCTATTGTCGATGATTGACGAAGTAGAGATACCCGAGAGCGTGTACAACTCGAATGCGATTGAAAATTCCACCCTCACCCTCAATGAGACAGAGAAAATTCTGTTGGAGCAGATGCTATCTCGGAATGTATCTGTGCGGGAAGTCTTTGAAGCGAAAAACCTGGCTCGTGTCACAGAATATAAGCGCAACAGAGCCAAAGATAGCGAGCTGAACAAAGATCTGATCCTACTCTTGCATCAGATGCTTATTGGCGGCATTAACGATGACATTGCAGGGCGCTTTCGCCAGCACGGAGAATACGTGAGGGTGGGCACTCATATTGCGCCAGCACCCGAACATGTGGAACGAATGATGGATAATATCCTCGTCGAGTATTCCAGCGACCTCGACACCTACTTCCTGGATAAAATTGCCCGATTTCATCTGGATTTCGAGACCATCCATCCCTTTTGCGACGGCAATGGCCGCATGGGACGGGTCATTATAAATTTCCAACTCCTGCAACTCGGTCTGCCGCGTCTCATCATCCGCAACTCTGAGAAAGAAACGTACTATCGGGCATTCAGAGACTACGGAGATAACAGAACGACCAGGACGATGGAGGGAATTCTATCACTGGCTCTCACAGAGTCGCTGCACAAGCGACTGAGCTATTTGAAGGGAGAAGCAATCATCAAGCTATCGGATTATATCAGACAGAATGGGCTTTCGGCACCCGCTGTCACCAACGCCGCCCGC